GCGCATCAGCAGCATGGCGATGGCCACGCGAGGCCGCCAAGTTGTACCACTTGTGCGCCTCGATGAAATTCTGGGGAGTGCCGTTGCCGGCTTCGTACATGCGACCTAGCATATACTGGGCATCGGCGTCTTCACCGCGGGCGAGCTCGCGGAATTCTTGAATGGCTTCTCGGTATTGCTGTCGCTCGTAGTTTCGCATGGCGTCGGCATAATCGGCGTTGGCTAGCGCGATGTGACCGGACAGTAGCAAGAGGAACACGAATCCTTTGATGATCATCACGGGGCGTCTCCAATAGAAGGTGGGCGGCATTTTAGTTACCGCCTCATTGCCTCACCGTGCTGTCTTGCCTGTCAACTATCGCCTCGCTTGTCTCAACGAAGTCCGAGAAAAGAAAGCACTACCAGCACGATGACGATTGCACCGACAATATACACAATATTGTTCATGTCGTTTTTCTCTATGGTGGGTTTTCGTATTTTGGGATGCGCCGCTATGGTTAGTATCGTAGTGGCGTAGCAATCCATGCGACGCGTGGGGCAACTTCTTGTACAGGCGGTTTCCTTGCCGTTCCTAGTGGCTAGGGTAGGTCATGGTGGGCTTTCCGGTCTGTGCGTTATCGTACATATCAATGGTGTGACCTTCCTCTATCATGCAATGACTTGCTTCTTTATTTCCCTGAGCGTGTCTGGGCGGTTGGTCTTTTTGGTTGTCCCATGCGTTCAGTCCAGTGTTCTCACCAGAGGAGTGTTGTCGAAATGACCCCACAAGCCGATCCTCGTCAGAATGCCTTGCTGGCAGCCTTGCCATTGGATGAATACCAGCGCCTGGCGCCCCTACTCGAACCTGTCGAGTTGACGCTAGGACAATCGCTTGCCGAGTCAGGTCAGTTGATGCGTTATGTCTTTTTCCCGACGGATTCCATCGTATCGTTGCTGTGCGTGATGGACGATGGGGACTCGACGGAAATTGCCGTCGTCGGCGACGAGGGTGTCGTCGGCGTCTCGCTGTTTATGGGCGGCGAAACCACACCGAGCCGCGCCATTGTGCAGAGTGGCGGCAGCGCCTATCGCCTCAAGGGCTCGTTGATGAAGTCCGAGTTCTATCGTGCAGGTCCCTTGCAAGACTTGCTGCTGCGTTACACCCAGGCCCTGATCACGCAGATGGCACAGACGGCAGTATGCAACCGGCATCACAGCCTGGATCAGCAGCTCTGCCGTTGGCTGTTACTGAGCCTGGATCGCTTGCCGACTAACGAGCTGCTGATGACCCAGGAATTGATCGCTAACATGCTTGGCGTGCGACGAGAAGGCGTCACCGCGGCGGCCAGCAAGCTGCAGAAGGCCGGCTTGATTTCCTATCATCGTGGGCGAATCTTTATTCTCGACAGGCATGGCCTGGAAGAACGCGTTTGTGAGTGTTACGAGGTCGTCAAGGATGAATACGACCGCCTGCTGACTTATCGTCGCCCTCCACGAGACAAAGGAATTGATGCGTCACCTCGCCTCAGGGCATCATCAAATTAGGCGCAAGGTGACTTGAGCTGGCACGCCCTGAGATGGGGGCACGATGTGCCCCCACAGGGTTAGGTGGGATCAATCGCGCTCGTACTTGGGTGAGTTACGCAGCGCGTCCTCGTCTATATCCGTGTAGAACACGGATTCGTCATCTTCCATGCTGTGCTCGATGTGGTCCCATCCAAGTCCAGCGTCCTGTCCGCCGAGTCCCAGGAAACCACTGGTTGTTATGATGACACCCACGATTTGGCCATCTTCACCGATGATCAGATCATTGATTTCGCCAACGTCCTCATCGGAACTGCGGTGTTTGATGGTACTGCCGATGACGTCGTCGGCGTAGAACGCACCTGCGGGTTTTTCGCTCATTTGCGCCTCGCCAGAACGCTGCATCTCGGTATTCTGCCCGCCGTTAGGCTCCTTATCGGCATTCTTTAGCACGTCGGAAGGCTGCTTAGTATCTTCCTGCTTGTCATCGTGTTTCTCAGCGATTGCAGCTGTGCTAAGTACAAATGCTGGCGCAATAGCGGCGGAAAGGATCAAACTGGTTAGCTTCTTCATCACTTTTTCTCCTTGATTTGACGACTTTCAACCGGACCCTTCTGGGTCTAGTGTGCAGTTCCTGATGCTTGGGAATGCGATTTTAGTTTGGGCAAACACGAATGATCTGTCGGTGTGTTACCACACACATAACTGTCGTTTTGTATTGGAGAAGTTGATACGGAATAAATGGTGCCGCTTATGTTGGAGACCGCACCGATAAGACCACTAACTTCAACTATCTTCAGACTTCAGAGCCTCACCCTGACGCAACATGAGTTGAGGGTGAGAAGCAGAACCCGAATAGAACCATTATCTGGAGGTCAGCTCATGGACAAGAATCAGGTCGAAGGTCGTGCGAACGAGGCGAAGGGAAAAGCCAAAGAGATGACTGGCAAGGTGACCGATGACAAGGGTACGGAGTACAAGGGTAAAGCCGAAAAGCATGTCGGCAAGTCTGAAGCCAAGCTGGGAGATATCAGTAGCCCGGGGGAAAAGGACTCAAAATCAGATGATAAGAAGAAATGAAAGCACTCATGACACACTCGAATCGTGGATGCGGTGCGGCTGATGAAAGGCTAGTTTCTGGTCATCCACTGAACAACCGAGTCAGGAATTTGACATGCCCGAGAACAGGCAGGACCCCCTGACTGGCCGAGCGAGTGTTTCCAGCCAGTACCCGCCGGTGGAACCGACTGATAAGCGTTTGTTCAACGCGGTTGAGCTTCGGTTGTTTCGTTACACGGCGGTACTTTTATCATCGGTCGTGTTGACTGCGTTGATTGGCACCATTGTGTGGACATTTGGCTGGCTACTGAGCACGTTCTACAACCTGCTTATGTCGCTAGCCATCGCCGGTATTCTCGCTCTAGTGCTCCATCCATTGGTGAAGCTTAGCGAGCGTTGGCTTTGCTTTCCGAGATTACTGGCCATCATTGCTGTACTTGCGTTGTTCTTCATGGGGATCGGCGGCCTGATTGTCCTGCTGGTTCCTATCCTGGTCACACAGCTTGTTCAGTTGATGACCGTTTTGCCTGACATTCTTGCAAGCTGGCAGGCACATTTCTCAACTCATTTCCCAGGCATAAGCTCCATGATCTCTACTAGCATGGAGAACAACGGTGAGGGCGAATCTCAATCTATGCTGCCAGGCCTGGAAGGTTCGAGTAAGACCATTTTGTCTTATCTAGGGATGCTGGCGACTCTAAGCTTTGTCCCTCTGTTCCTGTTCTTTACGCTGCTCTCTGGAAACTTGCTGCACAAGCAGGCCTCGGAACTTTTATCCGTCTTTCACGAGTCTACCCAGCGAAAAACACTCTATTTTATGGATGTTTTCGTGGGTTACATCACAGCCTTCTTTCAAGGTCAACTGCTCATCGCCGTTTGCATGGGTATCTTATATGCCACGAGCTTCACGCTGATCGGTCTGGATTTCGGAGTGCTTGCTGGCCTGGTACTGGGGTTGCTGAATATCGTCCCTTTCCTTGGAAGTCTAGTGGGCCTGCTGGTGGTCTTGCCCATGGCCTATCTGCAGCCGGATGGCGGCGTTGAATTACTGGTCCTAGCCGGGCTGGTGTTTGCGGGGGTGCAATTGATTGAAAGCTGGCTGCTGACACCGAAAATCATGGCCAACCGCTCGGGCCTTCACCCGGCACTCGTGGTTATTTCCCTGTTTTTCTGGGGCACAGCCTTGGGTGGCATCACCGGTTTGATCCTGGCGGTTCCACTGACGGCGTTCTTCGTTGCCATCTCGGGCGAGATCAAGACGAGCGTGCAACGCACGCTGAGCAATCGAGAAGAAAGACCATGAAGCCACCCAAACCCTTATTTACTCTTTCAGGTCCTCGCGTAGAGCCTGTTCCAGTTGCTTCGTTTCAGTGATATCGAGAAGGGTAATCACCACTCCATCAATCACATTGTCCAGCCGCCGATAGGGCATGATCCGCACCGTGAACCAGCGACCGTCAGTGGCGAGAATCTGTTTCTCAGAAAAGGCCAGAGTGCCCAGAGTGTTCAGGGCGTCGTCGTTGAGTTCCGGATATTGCAGTTTGGTAGTGAGATCACTGAGGGGGCGGCCAACATCGCCTTCGCGAATGTTGATGATCTTGGATGCCCGGTCAGTGAAGCGACGGAGATTCAAATTCTGATCGAGAAACAGAATGGCGATGTCGATGCTGTTAAGCAGATTATTCATGTCGCTTTGGGCGAGGGCGAGATCGTCGAGCTTGGTCTGCATTTCCGCGTTGATCGTTTGTAGTTCTTCATTCATGGACTGCATTTCTTCTTTCGACGTCGTCAGCTCTTCGTTGGTTGATTGCAACTCCTCATTGGTCGATTGCAACTCCTCGTTGGCTGATTGCAACTCCTCCTGAGACGCGCGGTTCTCCTCGCGCAGCGTCTGAATTTCATCCTGGTACTGTCGCAGCTCCGCGGCGTGGGACTGCTGTGCGGCGGTTTTAGACGTTTGCTTGTTGGCAGCACTGTCATGCGTGGGGGCGATGTCACGAAACACGATCATCTTCATCCCGCGTAGGGAAGTCGGCTCACGCAGCGCCTGTACGGTGATATCGACGCTCCGAATACCACCGCCGGGCGGTTGCACCTCAAGACCCTGCAACTGCAACGGTTCACTCTGGTTGTCAGCCTGGCGCAAGGCGCTGGCGATGGGGGTTCTCAGGCTGTCCCGCACCATGGCGTGGAAATTCCAGTTGGCTTTGCCAGCGGCAGGCTCCAGGTATTTCCCTGTTCGCCCACTGATGTAGACAATATCACCCTCGTCATTGATCACCACCGCGGCGGGGGCATAGACCTGTAACAATACCTGGTCGGCGGCTGCTTGCAGGTTGTCATGTGTCGGAGAGGATACATTGCTGGAGGGCACAGGAAGCTCCTTGGTCATCCAAGAAAGAGGGGGGAAGGACTTTACCGGCAATCGGAGGCCGCTGCTCTGGGTATTATTCTGCTGCAAGTAGAGTCGCAGCCTAGATTCAACGGGAGCAAACAGTTTAGTGAATCGGCCTACTGTTTCTGAGCTTCCGAGTACCAGTATGCCCCCGGGGCGCAGGCTGTAGTGAAACAGGGGGATGAGCTTGCGTTGCAAACTCTGATCGAAGTAGATCAACAGGTTGCGGCACGAAATCAGGTCGAGTCGGGTGAAAGGGGGGTCAAGCACTACATCCTGCTGGGCAAAAAGCACTCGGTCACGGATGTCGCTGTTGATTCGGTAGCCGTCGTCATGGGCGCTGAAAAAGCGAGCTAGACGCTCTGCCGAGACACTTTGGCTGATATCTGCCGGATAGCAGCCGCGGCGTGCGGTGGTAATGGCGTCCGGGCTCAGGTCGGAGGCGAAGATCTGCAGCGTGACGTTATGAGGTTGCGGCAGTTTGTCCATCGCCTCTGTGAAAATCATCGCGAGGGAGTAGGCTTCTTCGCCGGTTGAGCAGCCGATCACCCAGGCACGTAGATGGGATTCCCTGTCTGGTCGCGCCAGAAGCTTGGGCAGGGTGGACTCTGCTAGGTATTGCCAGACTTGGGCATCCCGGAAAAAGCTGGTTACCCCAATGAGCACTTCCTTGAACAGCAGGTCGATTTCATTGGGATTGCGTTGGAGATACTCGACGTATAACAGCAAGGTGGTGATGTTGTGTATCGCCATGCGCCGCTCTATACGACGCTGCAGAGTGCTGGTCTTGTAGTGTGAAAAGTCGTGGCGGGTCCGTTCCCTTAAGAGACGCGCAATTCGCTGCAAGGGAGTTGATGCCCGCTCGGTTTCCACCACAGGATCGTTAGCCACCTCTGGTTCCGGTATCTGGTCCAAGCAGGCGAGAAGGCGCGCAGGCAATTCGCTAGGTGGGGCGATGATATCGACACAGTTGGCAGCGATGGCGCTGTTGGGCATAGCATCGAATTGTGCCGTGTCTGGCTGTTGCACGGCCGTTAAGCCGCCTACCGCCTTGATTGCTTGCAGGCCCAAAGTGCCATCCGAGCCCATGCCGGACAACACCACGCCGATCGCCTGGTCTCCCTGGGCGCTTGCCAGGGACGAAAACAGCACATTGATGGGTAGACGCAACCCCCTGGGTTCCATCGGCTCCGCGAGGTTCAGTGAGCCGCCGACAATGCTGAGCTCCGTATTCGGCGGAATGACATACACGTAGCCAGCTTTGATGGGCATGCCCTGGATGGCTTCCCGTACCGGCATTAGGGTAGCCCGCTGGAGTAATTCCGGAAGCAGCGCTTTGTGAGTGGGATCGAGATGCTGCACGACCACATAGGCCATATGGCTGTGCGGCGAGACTCGAGATAGGAACTCTTCAAGCGGCGCTAAGCCACCGGCGGAGGCGCCAATACCTGTAATACGCAACGCCAGCGGGGGCATCGGTACATTGGCGGTGGGCAAGTCGGTCATGGTTTTAATCGGTTGACGGGGTTAATCCTCACAGGCGCACTCATAGCAGGCCAACAGAAGTTGGTCGGGGCTGCTTGGTGAAAGGTCAGCCTGGAACGTCAGGTGTCGGGAATCCTGTGTAGCACCATCCCTTTCGGTTACGCAGGAGTGCTTGGCGCCGCTTTGGGCGACGTGCTGAAGCAGGTCAAGCAGTGATTGTCGGTCTTGCGCTTTCAGAAAGGTGTCGATTCGCTTCCCTACCAGATGGTCCTGGCCTATGCCGAATAGCTCGGAGGCGATAAAGTTGGCTTTGATGATAACGCCTTCAAAATCAACAACAAAATAGGCAAGAGGCGCGGCGTCGTATAGTGCCCGGTATAGGTTGATGTCCTCAACGAGTGCCTGTTCATTGGTGGCAAGCTCTTCGTTTTGCAAGTCAAGCTCTACCTGATGCACCTGAAGTTCATGGAGAAGTTTGAGGGCATCGTTCGCTTTATCGGGATTACTGGAAAGCTGGTGTAGCAGACGCAAGGTATCAACACCTAACGACCAGTGGCCCGAAGGCGGTGTCGTGCCCGCCTGCAACTGCGCTATCGCCTTGTCTCGCAGCTTTGCGTGGGTTGTGGCTTCAACGCTTGATGTGGGCATACTATTCTCCAAGATTATTCTCTGGATATAACAATCCACTGTAGCTTACTGCGCCAGAGATTAGTATGAAGATCCAGGTTGTCCTCGTGATCTGCACAATGCTTCTATGGAGCTAGGTCGAGAGCCATTCTGGGTCGAAAACCTACCCAAGCCACTTTTGCTCCATCAGCAATGGGCGTCAGCGAGGACTCAGGTATAAGGGGAAGCCCAGCTCTGCTGCCAGTTCAAGTTTAGAAGCAGTCGCTAGGAGGCAGCACCCGATTGCAAATTGAAGTAACGGTAATCTTGAATCTCCCTTTCTTCAGACTTCAAATAAGCATTCGCAGTAAATCCGACAGGGATTATTCCTGTCGTCATGACGGCGCTTGAGAGGCATATGTTCTTAAAATTATTGCTCTGGGTTATTCGTTTACTGACACTACTTTTGATTGTGGTGAGCATACTCCCTGAGATGCCCAGCGGTCAGTGGTGGGTCAGGCTATGGGAGTTTCCTCGGCTACAGTTGACATTGGCTTTGGCTGTGCCGCTGCTGCTGCTGGCATTGCATATATGGCTGAAAAGGCCTCGAAAAGAACATGCCGTGTTGTTAGTGTTAATCCTCGCGATAGGAGGGTGGCAGCTGTTACATATCTTGCCGTTTACGCCGGTCTGGTCGAACGAAGTGCCAACTGCCGACGCTCAAACACTCGAGGATCAGTCAACTTTTAAAGTTCTGACCGCTAATGTTTCCTATTCAAATGACAGCTACTCCGAAGTAGTGGCGTTGGTCCAGCGCGAGGATCCTGACCTCTTGCTGTTAATCGAAGTTAATAACGAGTGGGATGAGGGCTTGGCGCCGTTGACTGAACACTACGAGTATCGAGTAGGTGAGGTTCGTGGGGAGGGATTGGGGATCGTGCTCTGGTCGCGGTTCCCATTGCTAGAGCAAGAAGTGAAGCACCTCGTTTCCGAACGCAGGCCATCAATCTTTGCGACTCTGGATATTCCCGGCATAGGACCCATACGCTACGTTGGTACTCACCCAGTCCCACCGGGGTTGGAAGATCGTATCACACACAATGACGAGACCTCTGAGCGCCGAGACAGCCGGGTTCGCGATGCAGAATTGATGCTCATTGCCCGACATGTCCAACGAGACCCAGACAATCGCTGGATCGTTACTGGTGACTTCAATGACGTCGCGTGGTCCGATACTACCCGGCTGTTCGCCGACCTGAGCGATCTTAAAGATCCACGGCACGGAAGGCGATTGCTGAGCACTTACCACGCTGAGCGACCATTTTGGCGCTATCCGATTGATCACCTGTTTGTATCTGACGGTTTTCATCTCATCGATCTGGACCGAGTAAGACTTAAGGGCTCAGACCACTTCGCGATTACTACGACGCTGACTGCCGCTAGAAAGGATCAAGCGAACCCTGAGGCTTCTGAGGAGGAACATCAGACGGCTCAGGAACTGGTCGAGGAAGGTACTGAAGATGCTAGCGAGCATGATGTTAGCGATTAAAAGAGACTGGCCTATAGATGACCAGCAATAGTCGTTCTTAACGAGCGGCACAATAAAAGCTAAATAAAATTCGAATTTTTGTTTTTTCAATCCAAGCGAACCCTCGCCGCCACCTCCGATTAATACCGAGCGTTATTCATGTTGCCATTTGATCTGAAACTCTATTTCTTCTTCATCATCTGACCGCTCGTGTTCGATGGTGAACGCTGCTCGGACGGGGACGTAGATACGCTCGCCCGCAATCTGAATATCGAAACGTTCCCCGTTCTCGATGGAGTCTGCCAGCCGCCGTAGCTTGGCCACAAAGTCAGCCTTCGAGTAGCCCTTTTCTACATCTCTTTCGTCTTTAGCGCTCATTGAACTCTCCTTGACAGTCGTTAATGCCAGTACCTGTGGGCAATTGGCTTGAATTCCAGCATAGCAGACCATACGTAAACCATACTCTGCGACGGCAAACGCGGCTGCGCTGAAACGACTCCAGGGCCTCTGGGACGTTCGACGCCTGACGCTAAGGTCTAAGCTTCGCTCCACTTTTGGCAGTTGTAAGGATCTACCACCATGACGCACGCGACAATTCTGCAGCAAGGAACTATCCACTGCTTTCCCGCTGGGTTGCGCGATGAGCAAGGAAAGCTGGTCAATGCCGAGGTATCCGCAGTGCTCTATGATGGCAAGCGGCTGATTATGGCCAGTGACAAGCCAGTCCCCGGCGAGGAACGCTCGGCGGTGTTCGGCATGCCGATGACCGAGCAAGGTCCCGATGACAGCCAACTGGAATATTTTACAACGCCGCTGATCAAACAGGCTGTCAAGTACGAGGATTTATCCCTCACGGCGGATGGCCGTTACGTACTGGCAACCACAGGCTTTGATCGAATCGACAATGAAAGTCATGCCCTTAACGACTATAACCATTTGCTGATTTGGCCGCTGGGCAAACCTGAAAAAGTGCAGGCAGTAGACCCCGATCCGCGGGATGGCGTTGAGGGTTCCTTGGAGCTTCGCACCAAGCTCGACGAAGCGGTTGGCTTTCCTTATTACAAAGTGGAGGGGCTCGCCGCGGTGCCTGGAGAGCGCGGCGATGGCCTGTTGCTGTTCGGTATCCGCGAACAGGGGCGGGCGCATGATGACTTCACTTATGTAAGCCGCATCGTGGGCGCTCATTACCAAATTAGCGAGAGTGGCAACCTGGTGTTTATCGATAAAATGCGCGAACACTATGCCTTTGATCCCGGCAATCACCCGGCGGTTCGTTATGACTGCGGTTTATCAAGCTTGGAGTATGATCCTTACCATGCCCGCCTTTACCTGCTTAACAGCTTTGAGGTTAAGGAAGCCGGGGCAGAACGTATTGGTGGTTACCTGTGGGAGGTCAGCCTTGGCGATTTTCGAGCGGGCAGCAGTCCAGCACTTGTGACCACGCCTGAAGGACTACCCTTAGAGTTCGAGCACAAGGCTGAGGGGCTTGCCGTGCTGGATCATGATCGACTGTTTGTTGCTTACGACAACGATCGCCATCTCGGGTTAGGCAGCGTCGATGAGCGTGATGAACGACACGCCTGTGAGGCGCCCTATACCCTATTGAAGGTTACCTGACCCTTGGCGAGGCCGTTGATGCGTCTGCGATTCCCGTTACACCTGCTGATCATATTGCAGCTGGCACTTTTGGCTGGCTGCGAGGAGACGCCAACAGGGCGTTCCCAGCTGGCACTAGTGCCCGAAAACCTGATGACGCAGATGGGTGAGGATTCATTCGACCAGTTGCTGAATCGACAGCCGGTGTCACGCGATGCGCAGGCGAATCAACTGGTGCAATGTGTGGCTGAGAAAGTGGTGGCCGCCGCTGAGGCAAGCTACCCAGGGCTTGCTTTCCCTGAACGCTGGGAAGTGGTCGTCTTTGAGGATTCCTCTCCCAACGCTTTCGCTCTCCCCGGGGGGCGCATCGGTGTGCATACTGGTCTATTGCGGGTGGCCGAGACACCTGCGCAGCTAGCGGCGGTTATCGGGCACGAGGTAGGCCATGTCCTGGCTGACCATGGTAATGAGCGACTTACCCAACAACTCGGTATCAAGGCCGGGCTTTTGGTCGTGGGATTATTGGGGGAGGGCGAGCTGGGGCATCAGCAGTTGATGCAGGCTTTGGGTATCGGCGCCCAAGTCGGCATTAGTCTGCCGTTCAGTCGCACCCATGAGGAAGAGGCCGACTTAATGGGGTTAGCCATCATGGCCCGTGCGGGATTCGATCCACAACAGAGCGTGGTGCTGTGGCGCAACATGGCCGCTGCTGGGGGAGGTCAGCCTCCCGAGTTTCTGTCGACTCACCCCACCCATGAATCTCGTATCAATTTGCTCCAAACGTCCATGGAGCAAGCGCTGGCAACTTACCAGAATGCCTCGCCCGCAGACTGCTCCACATCCTAACAAGCCGAGTTATCTACATTGCCACTGGCAACAATAGCAACCATAGAGGAGAAATCGTGATTTTACCGATTCTGGCCATCGTCCTGGGGTTTGTCCTGCTCCTGTGGAGCGCTGACCGCTTCATCGATGGTGCCTCGGCGATGGCCGGGCATATCGGGTTACCCTCGCTGGTGATCGGCATGGTTATCGTCGGGTTTGGCACGTCGGCACCTGAGATCGTCGTGTCCATCATGGCGGCCCTGGATGGAAATCCCGAACTGGCCCTCGGCAATGCGCTAGGTTCCAATATCTACAACGTTGGCCTCATCATCGGAGTGACGGCATTGATTGTGCCGATCGCCGTGCATTCGACGATCATCCGCCGTGAGTTGCCGTTGCTATTGCTGTTTGGAGCCGTGGCAGGGGCATTTTTCTGGAACGACCAACTTGGCCGATTAGAATCGCTGTTGTTACTGCTGGGGTTTTTCGGCCTGATGGCCTGGACGACCTGGGCAGCACTGCGTGGCAGGGGTGACCCATTAGCCGCAGAGACGGAACAGGAGCACGCGTCGCATGCCATGACGCTTGGCCGAGCCATCCTGTGGCTCCTGGTCGGTCTAGCGCTGCTGCTGGTGAGCTCGCGGATGCTGGTCTGGGGTGCCGTCTCCGTGGCAAGTGCTTTGGGTGTCAGTGATCTCATCATCGGACTCACGATCGTGGCGCTCGGCACCTCGCTGCCGGAGTTGGCATCGTCGATCGCCGCGGTTCGCAAGGGGGAGCACGATATTGCCATTGGCAATGTCGTTGGCTCCTGCATGTTCAACCTATTGGCGGTGGTAGGCATCGCCGGTGTCATCGCACCAATGGAGGCGCTTTCAGCGGAGGTCATGCTCCGAGACTGGCCGGTGATGATGGCCATGGTAGTAGGCCTGTTTATCATGGGCTACGGCATTCGCGGCAAGGGGCGGATCAATCGTATCGAGGCGAGCCTGCTATTGCTGGGGTTAGTGGTCTACAACGGCTGGCTGGTCAACACTGTGCTGACAGTCTGATCGAGTCGAATACCCGTTATGGTGAGCTTGGTTCTGTTAATGGTGGCAATGCCGAAAACTCAGCAGTTCTGCGCACAGCATCGATATCGTCCTGAAGCGACATAACGCTTTCTGAGCGGGCCAATGCCATTCTTGAGTGCTTTTTGGCGGCTGCAGCCATTGTCTGGTCATCTCCCTGAGCCAAAACAAAGAGAGCTTTCTGCAATCTGATCGAAACCTCGATTATACCCGCACCGTCACGGGCTATGGGCGTAAAAGCGTCGTCGAATAGGTCGTCGATCATCAGTTCTGGCACTGATATACGGTCGTAGGTAATCGCCTGTAATTGATTTTTCTCAACGGGAGATTGCCAAAGGGTAAAAAGCCGCACGAACGTGCCAATGACATTGATCGCTGTTCCCGGGTCATTGATGCCCGGCGACAGTGCCTTGTCGGCAATTTCGGACAATGCAATAAGCCCGAATCGGGGGTCATCTTCAAAGGTGCGGCTTGAGCTAATCGTGAAGGCACTAGCAAAAGCCTCTGTTTCGAATGCTTTACCTTCTTCAATGTCCCCCTCAACAAGTAGCAGCGGAAGTCGTGTATGTACAAAGGTACCTGGCAGTGCCGCTACTGTTACGTGGCAATCGTGCGCTTCAGCACAGGATTGTAACGTCTCCAGGTCGATATGCTGAACATAGCCAACCGTTGAAGAACAAATGGGAGCGCCCTTGTCAGCGGCCTGATATGGAGAGGCTGTCAGAGCCCCCAGCGTGGGAGCATGCCGGCGACGCTCCAGTGCGTCGCCAGCTGCCTTCTCCGCTTTCTCAATAGTATTCACCACTCTGCCCAGTCGGGCAATTCTGTCCACCCAGCGAACGAATGTGATGATGACAATGGCAAACACCAAAAGGGTCAGTGCAAAGATCGCAAACCTGCCTGCAGCATCAAACATGTCATTCTTAACGGTGATCAGCGAAACAATACTGAAGATGAAGGCGCCGATAAACGCGGACAACGCGTTCTGGGTAACGTCGTCAGCAATCACCAGCGGTATGGAGCGGGGGGTTGCCCCGGTGCTGGCAGATGCATAAGCAGCAACCATGGAACCGACGGCAAATGTCGCGATAACCAGCATGCTCGATGCCATGATGGTCAGGAGCGATTCAACAGAATCTAAAGTGATGTCGGGCACCACTCTAGAAAGCCCTATATTGTCGGCGAGCATGGCGATGAATGTACCACCAATAGAAAGCACGCAAAGCAGCAGTGGCTTGACCCATAGATGCTCGTTAATCCGACTAAAAGCAAAGCGAAGCCTGTCCATGGTGAATAGCTTTGATTGAGCCATGAATCCATCCTCTGTGGTTAGGCTCAGAATCCTGAGGCCAGCTTATGAAAATCTTAGGGTCTATTGCATCCACCGAGCTAACGGCCGGACGTATTTCATCTTCGTTCTTCCACGCCTGCACCCACCAGGACGGCCACCCAAAAATGCCGAAGTGAATCAACATTTGGAGAGTGTGCGCTTTCCCGAGATGCGCAGGAATACAACGAGCGCCGCGTAAGCCAGTATCAGCCGCGTTTTAAAAAGTGCATTCCACCGGCTAGATATGCAAGGATTATCCTTCATGGCATGCAGTTCGCGCTCGTATCCCTTAGGCTCGTTATGGTGGGTATTCGGGAGTTTATCAATGCAGCTTGATATGTGGTTAATCTATTTTGTTAGTTGTGTGGGCCTGTCGTTGTCGCCCGGCCCCAATGGGCTTCTTGCGCTGACGCATGGAGTGCTTCACGGAAGTCGC
This window of the Halomonas sp. SH5A2 genome carries:
- a CDS encoding PAS domain-containing protein, producing MPTSSVEATTHAKLRDKAIAQLQAGTTPPSGHWSLGVDTLRLLHQLSSNPDKANDALKLLHELQVHQVELDLQNEELATNEQALVEDINLYRALYDAAPLAYFVVDFEGVIIKANFIASELFGIGQDHLVGKRIDTFLKAQDRQSLLDLLQHVAQSGAKHSCVTERDGATQDSRHLTFQADLSPSSPDQLLLACYECACED
- a CDS encoding chemotaxis protein CheB, which translates into the protein MTDLPTANVPMPPLALRITGIGASAGGLAPLEEFLSRVSPHSHMAYVVVQHLDPTHKALLPELLQRATLMPVREAIQGMPIKAGYVYVIPPNTELSIVGGSLNLAEPMEPRGLRLPINVLFSSLASAQGDQAIGVVLSGMGSDGTLGLQAIKAVGGLTAVQQPDTAQFDAMPNSAIAANCVDIIAPPSELPARLLACLDQIPEPEVANDPVVETERASTPLQRIARLLRERTRHDFSHYKTSTLQRRIERRMAIHNITTLLLYVEYLQRNPNEIDLLFKEVLIGVTSFFRDAQVWQYLAESTLPKLLARPDRESHLRAWVIGCSTGEEAYSLAMIFTEAMDKLPQPHNVTLQIFASDLSPDAITTARRGCYPADISQSVSAERLARFFSAHDDGYRINSDIRDRVLFAQQDVVLDPPFTRLDLISCRNLLIYFDQSLQRKLIPLFHYSLRPGGILVLGSSETVGRFTKLFAPVESRLRLYLQQNNTQSSGLRLPVKSFPPLSWMTKELPVPSSNVSSPTHDNLQAAADQVLLQVYAPAAVVINDEGDIVYISGRTGKYLEPAAGKANWNFHAMVRDSLRTPIASALRQADNQSEPLQLQGLEVQPPGGGIRSVDITVQALREPTSLRGMKMIVFRDIAPTHDSAANKQTSKTAAQQSHAAELRQYQDEIQTLREENRASQEELQSANEELQSTNEELQSTNEELTTSKEEMQSMNEELQTINAEMQTKLDDLALAQSDMNNLLNSIDIAILFLDQNLNLRRFTDRASKIINIREGDVGRPLSDLTTKLQYPELNDDALNTLGTLAFSEKQILATDGRWFTVRIMPYRRLDNVIDGVVITLLDITETKQLEQALREDLKE
- a CDS encoding PRC-barrel domain-containing protein, which gives rise to MKKLTSLILSAAIAPAFVLSTAAIAEKHDDKQEDTKQPSDVLKNADKEPNGGQNTEMQRSGEAQMSEKPAGAFYADDVIGSTIKHRSSDEDVGEINDLIIGEDGQIVGVIITTSGFLGLGGQDAGLGWDHIEHSMEDDESVFYTDIDEDALRNSPKYERD
- a CDS encoding CsbD family protein, producing the protein MDKNQVEGRANEAKGKAKEMTGKVTDDKGTEYKGKAEKHVGKSEAKLGDISSPGEKDSKSDDKKK
- a CDS encoding AI-2E family transporter, translating into MPENRQDPLTGRASVSSQYPPVEPTDKRLFNAVELRLFRYTAVLLSSVVLTALIGTIVWTFGWLLSTFYNLLMSLAIAGILALVLHPLVKLSERWLCFPRLLAIIAVLALFFMGIGGLIVLLVPILVTQLVQLMTVLPDILASWQAHFSTHFPGISSMISTSMENNGEGESQSMLPGLEGSSKTILSYLGMLATLSFVPLFLFFTLLSGNLLHKQASELLSVFHESTQRKTLYFMDVFVGYITAFFQGQLLIAVCMGILYATSFTLIGLDFGVLAGLVLGLLNIVPFLGSLVGLLVVLPMAYLQPDGGVELLVLAGLVFAGVQLIESWLLTPKIMANRSGLHPALVVISLFFWGTALGGITGLILAVPLTAFFVAISGEIKTSVQRTLSNREERP
- a CDS encoding Crp/Fnr family transcriptional regulator, whose translation is MTPQADPRQNALLAALPLDEYQRLAPLLEPVELTLGQSLAESGQLMRYVFFPTDSIVSLLCVMDDGDSTEIAVVGDEGVVGVSLFMGGETTPSRAIVQSGGSAYRLKGSLMKSEFYRAGPLQDLLLRYTQALITQMAQTAVCNRHHSLDQQLCRWLLLSLDRLPTNELLMTQELIANMLGVRREGVTAAASKLQKAGLISYHRGRIFILDRHGLEERVCECYEVVKDEYDRLLTYRRPPRDKGIDASPRLRASSN